The sequence ccccacccaagctacttttccatatgaatggctggtcttggctcatgcttcacaatttcctaaatcctatcaaacaagcaacagctggccttagtgagccccaggcccagcactaggagcagccagcctagattcacagcttggctttgcctgggaatctccaagcccagcacaagtatcagccacctcaaattgctttatagctcaaaTGGGGTGCCCcaagaaaaacacaggtgggggctgaccttggcctgcactgcccaggaaaccccagggccagtgcacccagtggacagctacagaccacatcaaagcaccaTCACTCTGCCTCTGACCAGCTGATCCCCCACAGAGGGCACAGGTTggttgtcagtggtcacagccaatccttgcagctggctggcctAGGTAAATGCcacccattgatctgccaacatcaatcaagactcatctacaaaaagagggtgtactcagcccacatgacgGGAGCACCTCGAGTACCCACCTTGGGtcataggggaggctgtgccactggatgcctactacattgggccacactaccaagacccagagtcatagcagctctacctaatacacagacacaaacacagggaggctgccaaaaatgagaagacaaagaaatgtgcctcaaatgaaagaacagaccaaaactccaaaaaaaaaaacctaaacaaaatgatgataagcaatctatcagatgcagagttcaaaacagtggttataaggatgctcaaagagctTAGTGAgtacctcagcagcataaaaaagatccagtcagaaacaaaggatacgctaattgagataaagaacaatttatagtgaaacaacagtagagtgaataaagccaagaatcaaatcaataacttGGAACATGAGGaatcaaaaaacaaccaatcagaacaagaagaagaaaaaagaataaaaaattaaggatattataagcagcctctgggacaatttcaagagggccaacatttgcatcataggtgtgccagaaggagaaaagaaagaacaagaaattggaaatctatttgaaaaagtaatgaaagaaaacttccctaatttggtgaaagaaatagacgtgcaagtccaggaagcacagggagtcccaaacaagaggaatgTGCaaaggtccactccaagacacatcataattaaaatgccaaagtttaaagacaaagagagaactttaaaaacagcaagagaaaagaagttagttacttacagaggagttcccataagactgtcagctaatttctcaaaagaaattttgcaggctggaagggactggcaagaaatatacaaagtcatgaaaagcaagaacctacagccaagattgctctacccagtaaagctatcatttagaatcggagggcagagaaagagcttcccaggcaagaaaaaactaaaagagttcatcatcaccagaccatcattttataaaatgttaatgagaattatttaagaaaaagaagaatatcaaaagtttgaacaataaaatggcaaaaatatatacctatcaacaactgaatctaaaaaacaagctaagcaaacgagaagaacagagatagaaccatggatacagagaatgttttcatggttgccagatgcggtggtgggggtgggggtgttgtggggaaatggatgaagagatgaggtgattaagaagtacaaataagtacttacagaatagacatggggatgtaaagtacaggatagaAAATGAAGTAGCCGAAGAActttatatacatgacccatggacatgaacaatggtgtgaggatggcctgagggactgggggatgctgagtggagggggacaaagggagaaaaatcaggacaactgcatagcataatcaataagacataatttttaaaaaataaaataaaactcttctaAAATGAAAGATATATTAACAAAACTATGGCTAATCATCTTCAAGCACCTTTGTGCCCTCCCCGTCCCAGTTAGTGGTCCACCATTGTTTTGACCCACCCCACTTGTTCTTCATAGTCTCAATAAAAgaccttctttcttttctaagccTGAAGCTATGGAACATGGTCTTGCCTGGCAGTGAGCATGAGAGTTCTAGTCTTACCTGCCATCTTTTCACCATGAGATCTTGTATAAATTGTTCCCCCTCTGTGGGCCTTAATTTACCCATCTACTCAATGGGAGGGTAAAACTAGAAGACAGATCATGTCTGGTCTACCTCTGTAGCCACAGCTTCTAAGAGTCTCAGGCATACTGTAGGTACTAAATAAAAGTTTGTTGCCCTGGactgtgtgactcagttggttggagcattgtcctgtcgACTGAAAGGgagtaggtttgattcccagtcagggcatatacacaGGTTGATCCCTGTCATGGTGCATATGAGAAAGCaattaatcaatgtttctctttaacatcgatgcttctctctctctctctctctctctctctttctctctcaaacaatgaaaaaaaatgcccttggaTGAGCATTAAAAagcttttaataattaaataaaataaaaaataaagccttttgGGTAAACAAATCAATGGACATTGCTTGATACTCTAATGCTCAAACTACAAATCAAAACCTCTAGAATCAGCCCAACATCTCCAAATCTCCCTTGTTGTACCCACTTAATTTTAAGCTTCCTGTGTCATGTCTTTGTGACTCAAAGGTCACTCACAGCGACTTTATAAGTATTTGGGGCAATAACTGAGAAGAGCTGCACCCACTGAATCAGTGCCTGCACGCTTCAAAACCCTGGAGTTCATGCAGACAGAGTACTACCTGCTGAGATATGGGACCATCGTATCTAGAGCCTGTTCTGCTGGGTGTCCTTCTAGCTTCAGGTGGGGGTCTTCCTAAGAGATCCATCTGCCTCTTCTTAGCATTTTCCTCCAACAGAACTCCCAGCCTGTTTGAAAGACCCTGGCAGGTATcttacaggaagaaaagaaactagaagtcacacacacacacacacaaaaaacctctGGCTCCCCTAAGGGGTCTAAAGACTAGATCTTAGTCCCAGCCCCTGATCTGCTTGTCATTCACACCCTGAGACCTGGGCAAGTTTTTCCCCATGCCTCTGCCTGGCTCATCTCCCAAAGCTGGGGTGGGCTTGAGGTGAAAACAAGATGAGCTCTCTCTCCGGTTCCTCAGAGGGCTGCGTGTTCTCTTATCTGTGGGCACTTCCTTTGCACAGAACAGTGTCTCCACGGACCACTCCCCTTCACTCTTAGCCAGCAGCCTCCTGGCATCCACCCAGACTGATTCATTCCATTGTCAGGATCAGGCCCTCCAAACACTTCCTACATTCCCTTCCTTCAAACCAAACTCAAGCATAATCGCTCATTCAACTGTCAGTTTCCAACACAAACTAGCAGCCCCTGGGTCACGTTCACTGTTTGATCCTGTGCTCAGCACACTGCTCGGCACGTAGGTAATAAATAAGGGCTTGTGGAATAAGCAAGCGAGCGcgtgaatgagtgaataaaatgaagaaacgTGTAAACACATGAATTATTAAGTGCTCTATAATCTTAAAAtttgggagctgggggtgggtaaCTTACTTCAAATTTCCCTGGAGAGTTGGTTAGGGTTTTTTTCaacagcatcttttaaaaaaataggatgtATAGTTTGTCACTACAGTTGTAAATTCCTGCAGGGTTTTCCCTGGTGTGTTTCAGAAGACTGAAAACAAACATTGAGAGCTACCctggcctccagctcctcccagcctctgctccccacctgccttctcactccctgtctctgtttctcttctctgtctctgtctctcctttttttttgcatctctgtctctgtctgtctcttttccaattccttcccctcccacctctctctcctctctctttctccatccctctcaTGAATCGTCCACcatccctctcctgtccccatcctgccctgtccctgcctgTCCATGCAGTGCTCTCCACGTGTGGTCCATGTGTGGCAGGCATCTTACAGATGAcaccccaccttccttcccacccacctGAAACAGCATCATCTGTGCTTTGGGAGGAACAGTGGTCAAGAGCGTGGGCTCTGGAGTTATACTTGGCTGGTTCCAGGTCTGGCTCTTCTATGAACTGGCTGTGTAACCTTGGTTGAGGGACCTAACTAGCTCTCTGAACTCCAATGTCCTTTTTGGCAAAATGAGGTGAAAATAACCCTCTCACAGggttgcaaggattaaatgagataatgcttgGAAAATGCTAGCACAGTGGTAAAACGCAGTAAATGGGAACTCTCATGTTCCCATCTGTTTTACGGTAATggttgtgtcatctgcaaatgttCTTAGTACCAGAGGTCTTTGTGGAAGAGGTGTGGAGACATCTCTCAACTGAATATTTCTCCCTGAGGACCATTCCAGCCCTGTCCTCCCTCAGATCCATGGCCCGGCTTCCCCTGCCGGGGAAGACTCTAGTCTTTTGTACCCACATTAATTTAGAATCTATGTAGGGGGAGACCTCTCCGGACTTGGCCTCCCTGCAGAGTCATCTGAGCAGGTTTTACCAATTATAAACATCTGGGGTGAGTCCAGGAGGCTCAGGTTCATTGGTCCGGGTGACACTGAAGATGAGTATTTTCAACCCATCCAGAGTGGCTCTGACTAGAGAACAAGCATTGGAACTTCTGGTCTAAACTAAATGGATGCTCAAGtgatactgaatgaatgaatgaatggttaatAGAGgatgataaatgaataaagagatgaatgagtaaataatagGTCAGCGTCCATGGGAAGAAGGAATGTTAATGTTTTCCCCTAGACCTATGCTCCAGACTCCAGAATATGTGCCCATTTGTCCTAGGCTTTTCTGAGCACAAAAACGTAGCATATCTGCTTCCCATCCCTCTGTTCGCTTGGTCTTCTTCCTAATCTCACTCCACAGCCTTTGCCTCCTTGGGGTCTACTTTCTccaccttctccctgcctccccacatcCTTTCCAGTTTCCCACTTCAGTCCTTTCAGCTTCCGCATCCCCTCTCGCTCCCTCTCAGCCAGGGTCACTCCACCTCCCACTGTCATGTTTGTAAACTGGGGATCCTTTCAGCAGCCCAAGACACTTGTGTGAGAAGAGTCTTTGAACACAACAGTTACACAAAACAGATTTATTTGATGAACCGCAGTGACCAACGGTCAGAAAATAGCACAGACATTGCAACaaaggggtggggtaggggttgAGGGAGGGGAGCGGCAGGCAGACtcctccaccctctgcccagagctgctgctgctgagttcCAGGCAGGAGGTTGctgcaggtccccaggagggCCTCAGAGGGGTACCCTCCTCCCTTGTAGAAGCTCCCTTCCCCCTTGACTGAATGCTTTGAGGACAGCCCCGGGCCAAGAGAGTGAGTCTGTGGAAGATTCTGGGTTGTGATGGGGAGACTACTAAGTTGAGTCTCTCCATTCTCcgtctcctccttcctctgctcccagAGCTGGCTCCATCCCAACAATGGCCAAGATGTCCATTTACACCAAGCTGGGCTCTTCCTGCCTCCGTGGTTTATATCTTGTCCTCCACATCCAGAATCTTCTAAACAAAACCCGGAACATACACACCCTTCTCCCAGCTCACAAAGGCCCCACCATCTATTCCACCCCCAAGGTCTCTCTGGGCGTGTGGACATCTGCTGTCAGCCCTGTGTGGCTGTTCCAGTCATTGTTCCCAGCCCCCTGGCAGAGCGGGAGAAGCCAAGGGGTCCCATCATCAAGGTGAGGTGAGAAAAAACCCACAGAGCTCTTCATTCCATGATAAGTTGGTCCCGCCCCCCTCTTAGGAAGAGGTCACGGACCCTGGAAACAGGGAAGGTGCTGAAGGAAACCATGAACTCAAAGCAAGGGGAGAAGGCCTGGGAAAGGTGCCAAGGGCAGCTCTTCACCAGCCTCCTGTTTGCCTCATGGAACTAGGGAGAGCATGAGGGCCCAGCACATAAGACTACAGTTTATCCCCAGGCCTCAGTTGCCAGCTACTTTGGGGAAAGATGTCCCTACAGGGAGCCAGGAGCGAACACAAACACAGACTTCTCTCTGAAAGCACGGACCAGCCGTCGCAGCCCCCCAAATCCAGTGGGGGTGGGCTCATGCTTATTCAATATTGCCTCAATAAGTCCCTTCTTCCCTCAAAGGAAAATGGAGATGCATGTGTTGTGGGGAAGAGAGGTTCATCCAAGTGACAAGTGACATAAGCACGCTGCTATCATCCTATGCTCATCCAGgcttacatatatatacatatatacatacaagagTCTCTGCCACAGCCAAAGTGACTCTTGACACTAAAGTAGCACCAGTGCCCAAGAAAAATGTCCTGGGGGAGAGACGGGTGGGGTGAGGTCAGCTCAGCTCTGGAGGAGGTTGGAGGGACCAGGATTTGGGGATCAAGGCCAAGCAGCACATAGACCAAATGCTgactccccttttcctccactttcCCTTCCCAATGCCCTACTCACAGAAGGAATCCAGGGAGCCCGTTGCTTGTCAACCCCAGTGACTTCCAGTTCCTGCAGAGAATAGGGGTGGATGACAGGGTCCCAGAAAAACTAGAGGAAACACAACTAGTTGGGCACCATGGGTGGGCTGCGGGAAAGGGGCTCCCTACCCCTGCCCCAGGTGCCCGACATCACAGCACTCTGATCCAATTTGGAGGAAAGTTCTGGAGCTCCCGTCTGCAGACTGGAGCACTAACTCCGCtgacacccagcccacccccgccccagcttGCTTCCTTGGCTTCCTCAGAGAACAGGATAAAAAGCTTGAACAGGGGCAGTGTTTACAAGCTGCAGGATTCTTAACCCTTGGGAGTCCCTCACAACAAGGAggttaaaaaatgaagaagaagggatggcagggggtggggggtgatgagcaatgggagagggggtgggagccAGAGGCAAggattcagaggaaaaaaatacaaagatagaGGGAAAAACAGCAGGAGGACAAGGGTAGAGAAAACTCaacagaaaggagggaggaaaaaagagctggagatgcaagaaagaaggaaggaagctgggaaacCAAATTTTATTGAGACATACGCACACGTCATTTTAGTGCCGGTATGACTTCCCCCATTTCACACGAATggagaaagtgaggctcagagaagttaagagacCGGCGCAAAGTCAGTCTCACAGACGCCGAGTGGCTGAGCGTGGGTCTGCAGGGCTCTGTGTCCTCCCACTGCACCAGAAACATCTGCCCGAAACTGAAGGAGAAAGGAGtacaggagggaggcaggaggcagggagccaggAAAGGAGTCAAGTGCAAGAGAGAAAGTGCCCTCATGCTACCTGACTTTCGGAGAGCAAGGGCAAGGGCTGGGGCAGGACAGAGGGCACCAGGCTTCTCTGGGATCCCAGCCCTAGTCAACCACGAGGGTCTCTTGGCTGTAGGGGATGGATTTTTCCTGTGTCTGCTCTCCGCCCTTCCCAGTGTTGGAGCCCGGCCCCTGGCTGTGCCCCGAAGAGTAGCTGGCCGACTTCTCCCCACTGCTGCTGTGGGAGGCGCTCCCACAcctgctgtggccccagcagAGCATGGAGGTGCAGGCCTGGCGGAAGCGGGGGTCAAAGAAGGCGTAGAGGAAGGGGTTGAGGCAGCTGTTGACGTAGCTGATGCAGGTGCAGTAGGGGAAGACGTTCATGAGAAAGAGGTCGAAGCCACAGGGCCAGTGCAGGAGGCTGCCCAGCATGTAGAGCGTCTTCACCAGGTGGTAGGGCATCCAGCACAGGGCGAAGGTCACCACCAGCACCACAATGATGCTGAGCAGCCGGCGCCGCTTCCTTAGGCCCTCGATGCGCTCCTTGCGGAAGTGGCCTGCGATGGTTTGCGCGATGAAGAAGTAGCAGGTCAGCATGATGGTGAAGGGCACCACAAAGCCCAGGGCCGTGGACGAGACTCCTAggcccacctcccaggcccaCTCGGAGCTGGAGGTGGCCACCATGGAGTAGTCCATGTAACACTGCATCTTGGTGATGTTGTCCGGGTTGGGAAGCATGGTGGGGCCTGTGGCACGGAACACCATGACCGGCATGGCCAAGAGGGCGGCCAGCACCCACAGGACCGCCGTGGCCACGGACCCACTGACCCGCAGCCTCAGGCGAGCATTGGCCACGGGTCTCACGATGGCCAGGTAGCGGTCGAAGCTGAGGCCAGTGAGGCAGAAGACGCTGGCGTACATGTTGACGAAGATGAGATAGCTGCTGAGCTTACAGGCGAAGGTACCGAAGGGCCAGTCATAGTCCCGGTAGGTGTAGGTGGCCCACAGCGGCAGGGTCACCACGAAAGTCAGATCAGCTACGGCCAGGCTGGAGATGAAGATGTCAGCAGAGCGCCTCTTCTCCCGGCTGCTTCGAAATACGGTCCAGAGCACCAGGCCGTTGCCCGTGGTGCCCAGGAGAAAGACCAGCATGTAGATGGCAGGGATGAGGGCCCCTGAGGACTTCCAGTCTGTGTACTCACACTCGGACTGGTTGTCTGCCCCGTAGTCGTCAAATTCGACACCTTCCTCCATGCTGGGGGACAAAGAGAAGACGAACAGGAGGTCCCCGGGGGAACCAGCTCCGAGGCTGTGTCACCAATTCAGCAAGCAAGCACCCAGCGCTTCTGGCTTGACTGAGCCTTGGAGAGCAGGCAAGAAGAGCTGAAGGTGTCCAGAGCCCTTCCCAGCGGCGGGAGGAGCTGCCTGCAGATTCTTGGGACCCTGGAGGATGCCTGCTCCTGCAgacttccctccaccctctcctgccTCACCCCAGCCTCAGCAGAGACACTTCCTGCGCCCTCCTGAGTCTCTGTCTCCTCCTTGGCTCgtcactccctcctcccacctccaaacCAACCCCTCACTTGTGAGTCTTAAGATCTTTAAGTTAcagcccactttttttttttccttcttgtcactgggCAAGTAGACCAAATTGACCCCTGCTGTGCTGGGCAGAATGTTATCTGTGGCTTGCAGCCAGCTCTGCTCCTGGTCCCGCCTCTATCCTTCTGGTTTCCTCTGGCCCTTGGAGCAGCCCCCTTCTCGGTCTTCACCTCCCTCCTGTTCTcaccccctcccatcttctcAAAATGGGGCAGATTATGCACATTGCAATTTAGCCTGAGCTGgagccagggcaggctggggactAGGAGGGTGAGATTTCTAAGGATGGTCTGAGCATCTGGCAAGCCCTCCTGGCAGGCAGTCTTGCCCTTTGagtctgccccaccctccctccacgcCTGTCCTCCTAGCCCCCACCCAGCCAAGACTTCATTCTCTTTTGCTCTTCAGCTCCAACCCTCTTTCTGGgaacttttatattttacagatacAGTAATAGGGGGGTTTCTCTAGAGTTCGTAGGCTGATGGCAGATAGCAGTTTGCATATGGTATAATGAGTTTCAGAGAGTCAGGACAGAGTCACAGGATGAAAACAAACCCAGAGAAAAGAATCTCTAATCACGTCACTAAATCTGTGGAGAAATTGAGACCTAACGAGGTAAATGTCCTGCCCAACGTCACAGGATGAATTTTGGTCCGGTGTTACTGTTTGCTTGTCTTCTTCTGTAAGCACTTAACAGTGCCCGGCATGCAGTTGGTGATCACTAAGTGGTTGTTGAGTGACTAAGTGGATGGATGAATTAGGCAGAGAATAAAAGGAGGATGAAGTACTGTGCAATGAGAATAAAGATGCATTTCAGCCTCAGGTTTGTATGCCCTGCACGGAGCAGGGGGTTCCTataaggccatgtgaggacaggaAGTTACAAttagaggaggaagcagagaatcGGGTAGCCGCTGAGTAGATGCCGTGCAGTAGTCCTCTGGAAACTCATTCTGCCCTGTCTGCCCACTTCTCTGGGACCTctggcaggcaggagggagggacgcaaaaggtaaagtaaaaaatacccaccccaccccaagagCAGAGGAGGCCAGTTAAATGTGGGCAAAGAGGAGATGACACAAAATCAGGAGGTGAGTCTTGCCCACAACCGAAGCGAAAGTCTTAGAAAACTAGAATCTTGTCTCCAGGAACATTTGGTCAGCAGCGCTTCTGCAGGTGCCTTAAAGCTGGAACACCCAAACTTAAATACCCGCAAGGCCAAGACTGAGACTGTATACAGGTAAAACGGCCAGTTGGAGACAATAGGGAGTGGTGGAGCCTGCAGCAAACCAGAGCAAGCACACTCCACCCAAAAGGAGGCCTCCTCAGCTCAGTCTCTGGTTGCCAGCATCTTCCTGCCTTCCGGTTTTTCACCATAACTTCAAATTCTggatttttatgagaaatttcctgatttttaaatttgagagattaaattcctttttaaaaagataggaCGGGACCAGGAAAACATGTCCTCGGGCCCCCAGTTGGTGCTGTTTGGACAGGAGCTTGCCAAGAATAGAAGGTGGGAGAAAACCAGGGAGCACagaccaggaggaagaaacataaaatgcaaagacagtaaaatgaaaataaacatggcCAAAGCCTTCGGGTGCAATGGGAGATGCAGGAagaggctgcagagaaagatAAGGAAGATCCTGAGGGTCTTGGGTGACATTTACCTAAAGGCAATGTGCAAAACAGACCACCTTGATGTTTGTCCTGAGGATTACCTATTGagcccctactatgtgccaggcattcttctagcatgttttctgttttatatgtcCTTATCTCCTTTAATTGGCAAGGCAACTTTAGGAAGTAGGCACTCTCATTTTCCAAACGAGGAAATTCAGATACAGGAAGGAAGAATAACCTGGTCAAGGTCACCCAACTAGTAATTGCCAGAATCAGAACTTGAACCAAGGCTGTCTTGAGTTCACGGACTAAACCACTATGTTCCCAAAGGAAACACTCCAACCCTTTTTAAATGGAAGTATTTGTCATCTGTTGAGCATTATAGACATGTACAACGGCGCTAGGATGCATggaatttactttgaaataagtTCTCttggggaaaattaaaaatagattgaCTAAAGTATTTTAGAGAGACTCCCCACTCTTGATTGAGCAGGGCATACGAACCCTGCCAGGGAACAGTCTGTACTAAACCCTCAGGGTTAGTTAGCAACGTAGCTTGATCCAGAAACAGCCCCGGTGCCCAGCCATTCCCAAAGAGGGCTCCTGGCTGCCCGCTGCCAGCTGTGCAGTTAACAGGACCCTAGAACTTTAGCAGTCTGAAAAATGATGGTTGGGACACCCAGTAGGACCCAAGCCAGGGCTTCCTGACTTTCACAGTACCAAGGGTCCAAACGGCCTGGGACCGGCTTGCTTCTGCATGTTTGTCTCATAGCAGCCTGTGTGCACAGCAGAATGATTGATGGTCATAATCTGACAGCAAACTTGGGTGGCAATAGTTAACCTTTAACCACGTCAGACGTCTTCAAACTTGACCTATCAAAAGGGAAACTAGCGTAGTACAGGAATGTGTCTGGCTCAAGTCAGCTCACAGATGATGCTcttgttataaataaaatgacttcTCAGGACATTCCAGAATAAAAGCCAAGTTCAAGACCTCCGGTGAATCCAAACGTCTCTGCTCTCCCAGAAAGCTGCAGGTACCCCTGTCCTTGGCAGCTGGGAACATAGAGGGAGGGGTGCAAGCGAGCTGGGAGTGCCCTGAAATCAGGTCCCTCTCCCTAGTCGTTCCCACTTAGATCCTGAGCCAGATAGAGATCCTGTGGGAGAAGAAGTGCATCCATCACTTTAATCCTCTGGCCTCAGGCTTTCTGCCTCACAGGGGGTTAGAGGCAGTTAATCTCACCAGAGGAATCAGACTGGTGGAAATGAGGGCCCGAGGCTGGGAGGATGCCactggctggggccaggggaggtggAATGCTGATAAGACCTGGCCTCCAGCAAAGAGCCAGCTGGAACCAGATGGGCTGAGGGCCACCAGCAATGGCCAAAAGGACCAGAATCAGCCCTCCTCAGGGCTTACCCAGCCTGACACCCAACACAGAAGATGAAGGCTTAAGGACCACTGGCTGGAGGCAGACCTCACATGCCGCCAAGGCTCAGAAGGCAGCCCTCACCAGAGAGAGCGTACCTAGGCAGAACCTGCTTTCCATTCCTGTCCTGCATCCACTTGGTGCCTGGTAAACTATAGCCATGAAAATGCTATCAGCAAAAAGATTGAAAGGGCTGGTCTGCACCCCAGGGCTTCTCTCCTTCATTAACGAGGGCAACTTTTTGCCACATTGATCCAGAATAATCTACCCTGAGCCATCTGGCAAACCAGCAGCTAAGGCAGGGCTATTGGCCAGTGTTCCCCAGGCTGGCTCTGGCCCTGGAGAGGCCAAGCGGGTTTCCTGGGGGACTGCTTAGGGTATTGTGGTGAGCCAGAGATGCACAGCTCCAGGGGAACAGGGCCTCACACTGGGGGACCCCTGGAATTAATAGCTCTCACCACCCCATCCCCAGGTTGGTTCCTGGCATAGAGAGTAGAAGCTAGCCTGGCCCTCTGTGCCCATGGTTGTGTGGCTGTGATACATGTGTGCAGGGCTGGCGTGTGCCATGGGGTCACCTGTGAGCATACAGGACATGCATGTGCATGGGGCTTTGGGTGCAGTATTTACGCAGCGAGTGTGTGGTGGGGTCAGGGATCTGGATAAACACCCCCCTGGGAAGACAGGAAAGCGTGGCTAATTGGATCTCTCTAAGGGCTCGGGATGAGGGGGAAACACAGGAACCTTGCCAGGCCTTGCTGCTAGCTCTGGGTGGAGGACATCAAAGTGGAAGctgcctttctctgccccttgctgacttctcacctcctccctcccggctcccggctccAGCCCCCTCACTTCACAGGTCTACTTTGAACTCTGCAACTTCAGAACTCACCCAGGACAACAGggcccttttctcccttcccaagaggcagcagcagctgcatcCCTAACAGCTGGTGGTGTTATcacagggaaaggggaggggagggcccaggagCAGGGGGAACAGGAGGGCTGCCCAGCCCACTCTGGGATTCCGCTCCCCTCTCCAGCACCCTAACCCTGCCCCATCCCAGACTCACACACTCACAAGTACTGCTTTTGCAGCTTATCTGACCAAAAACAAATGGCCAGCTGCTTTCTGGCAATTAAAGCAGGcccccccttccccaggccaTTTGGTGCTGCTCTGAACTCCCAGCCATCCTCCCACCGCCTGGACCTCCCCCGGCTCTGGAGACGGCAAACGCAGGAGAACGCGCTGGCCTGGGAGTCaggaaacacatacacacatcccaGTTCCATCTTGGCTACTAACTCATTCACTGAGCAAATGTTTATTCAGCAGCTACTACGGGGCAGACCCCACTGGAGGCAGTGGGTGCACATGGAACTGAGGGAAAGTGTAGACCCTGTCCCTGATCTGCACCTCTGACCTAGGGCGGGGAAGAGACAAAAGGGTAAAGGCAGGGAAGTCAGTGACAGAGAGTTAAACTGGATAAGGACGCAGACCATCGATGGAGAGGGGGCGCTTGCAGAGAGAA is a genomic window of Phyllostomus discolor isolate MPI-MPIP mPhyDis1 chromosome 6, mPhyDis1.pri.v3, whole genome shotgun sequence containing:
- the APLNR gene encoding apelin receptor — its product is MEEGVEFDDYGADNQSECEYTDWKSSGALIPAIYMLVFLLGTTGNGLVLWTVFRSSREKRRSADIFISSLAVADLTFVVTLPLWATYTYRDYDWPFGTFACKLSSYLIFVNMYASVFCLTGLSFDRYLAIVRPVANARLRLRVSGSVATAVLWVLAALLAMPVMVFRATGPTMLPNPDNITKMQCYMDYSMVATSSSEWAWEVGLGVSSTALGFVVPFTIMLTCYFFIAQTIAGHFRKERIEGLRKRRRLLSIIVVLVVTFALCWMPYHLVKTLYMLGSLLHWPCGFDLFLMNVFPYCTCISYVNSCLNPFLYAFFDPRFRQACTSMLCWGHSRCGSASHSSSGEKSASYSSGHSQGPGSNTGKGGEQTQEKSIPYSQETLVVD